The DNA sequence CGGGGGCGCCGCAGCGGGTCTGGCGGCGCCCCCTGGCGCGGGCTATTATGCGCGCGTTCCGGCGGGGCCGCTCGTTTCTTGCGTACGCCGCCCCGCCGTCCGCACACCATCGAGCGCCCATTCTGAACGCCGAGAGCCTCATCACCATGAAGTCACGCGCGAACCCCTCCGGACACCGGCGGACCGACTCGCTGCCGGCGTCCGGGACTCCGGACCGGACCGCCGCGTCGCGCCCGGGACGCAGCTCGCTGTGGGCGCTCCCGCTGCTCCTCCTCGCGGGGTGCGACGGGGGCAACATCGAGAAGTACCCGCAGACGATCTACGATCCCCGCTCCGAGTACGCGGACCAGCTCCTGGAGCTCCAGAACCTGACGACCTACCTGGGGGTGGCCGTCGGGCTGATCGTGTTCGCGCTCATCGGCTACATCTGCTACCGGTTCCGCTACCAGCCCGGGATGCCGGAGCCCGAGCAGACCCACGGCAACACCCGCCTGGAGCTGGCCTGGACGCTGATCCCCGCGGTGATCCTGGCGATCATCGCAATCCCCACCGTGCAGACCATCTTCGCCACGCAGCGCATGCCGGAGGAGGGGACCGCGCTCACGGTGGACGTCGTCGGGTGGCAGTGGTGGTGGGAGTTCCGCTACCCCATCAACGGCGGCCGGGACACGGTCTACACCGCCAACGAGATCCACGTCCCCGTGGGGACGCCCGTGCTGCTCCGCATGACCGCCGGCGACGTGCTCCACTCCTTCTGGGTCCCCCAGATGGGCGGGAAGCGCGACCTGATCAACAACAAGATCAACTACATCAGCTTCACCCCGCGCGAGCCGGGCGTGTACCTGGGCGCCTGCGCCGAGTTCTGCGGCGACTCGCACGCCCTGATGAAGATGCGGCTGGTGGCCCACACCCCGGACAGCTTCCGGGAGTGGCTCCGCAACGAGTACCAGCCCGCGCGCGACCTCACCCCCGTGACGCCGCGCGACTCGGCCATCGCGCTGGGCAAGCAGCTCACCACCCAGGGGACGTGCGCCGGGTGC is a window from the Longimicrobiaceae bacterium genome containing:
- the coxB gene encoding cytochrome c oxidase subunit II, translating into MKSRANPSGHRRTDSLPASGTPDRTAASRPGRSSLWALPLLLLAGCDGGNIEKYPQTIYDPRSEYADQLLELQNLTTYLGVAVGLIVFALIGYICYRFRYQPGMPEPEQTHGNTRLELAWTLIPAVILAIIAIPTVQTIFATQRMPEEGTALTVDVVGWQWWWEFRYPINGGRDTVYTANEIHVPVGTPVLLRMTAGDVLHSFWVPQMGGKRDLINNKINYISFTPREPGVYLGACAEFCGDSHALMKMRLVAHTPDSFREWLRNEYQPARDLTPVTPRDSAIALGKQLTTQGTCAGCHVIQGTNMVGRLGPNLTHFGRRRTLAAGILENNAENLAAWLRNPPAIKPGSKMPNLGLKDEEIRYIVAYLQSLQ